Within Lentimicrobiaceae bacterium, the genomic segment TGGTTTCCACTTCGGCGCTCACTTTTTTAATCAATCCCTGTAATACATTGCCGGGACCTACTTCAATAAAGGTAGTAGCTCTGTCGGCTATCATATTGCGCGAGATTTGTGTCCAGCGTACGGGTGAAGTAAGCTGTGCGATAAGGTTCTTTTTAATGGCAGCGGGATCGGTATAAGGCAAGGCATCCACATTCTGGTAAACGGGGCAAACGGGAGTATTAAAAGCCGTAGCATTGATGGCTTCGGCAAGTTCAATCCTTGCGGGTTCCATCAGCGGAGAATGGAAAGCTCCGCCCACTTTAAGCGGCAACGCACGTTTGGCTCCGGCGGCTTTCAGCTTTTCGCAGGCAATCTCAATTCCTTTGATCGAACCGGAAATAACCAACTGTCCGGGAGTATTATAATTGGCAGGAACCACTATTTCATCAATCGTCTTCAGCGTTTCTTCCACCACTTCGTCCGATAGTCCGATAATGGCAGCCATGGTTGAAGGTTCTTTTTCGCAGGCTTTCTGCATGGCCATGGCGCGGGCATAAACTAATTTTAACCCATCTTCAAACGAAAGGGCTTTGTTTGCCACCAATGCCGAGAATTCGCCCAATGAATGTCCGGCAACCATATCGGGTTTAAAATCGTTGCCTAAGGTAGCGGCAAGAATAACGGAATGCAGGAAAATAGCCGGCTGGGTAACTTTGGTTTGCCGGAGGTCTTCATCGGTTCCGTTAAACATCAGGTCGGTAATCCGGAAACCTAATATTTCATTGGCTTTTTCAAACATCTTTTTGGCGAGGGGGGAATTATCGTGTAAATCTTTTCCCATCCCTACATATTGGGCGCCCTGCCCTGGAAAAACGTATGCCTTCATGTTAGCTTGGGGTTTGGAGTTATGAGTTTGGAGCGTCAACCCTATTCTTTATTTTGGATTCTTATTTTAAAATCGAAACTCTTACTTTTGAGGTCTAACTTTACCTTAGTTTCTTCTTCCTAAGAAACGGAGCAGGAAGAGGAAGAGGTTGATAAAGTCGAGGTATAGAGACATTGCCCCCATGATGGTAAGTTTACGGGTAGATTCGGTGCCATATTCTGTACCTGCACCAATGCGTTTTAGTTTCTGAACGTCGTAAGCGGTAAGCCCGGTAAAAATAACCACACCAAGAAAACTGATGATATAACCCATGTCTTTGCTGTCCATAAACATATTTACAAGGCTGGCAATAATAATTCCAATCAAGCCCATCATCATAAGAGAGCCGAGTTTGGTAAGATCTATTTTGGTAGTGTAACCCATAACTGCCATAATGCCGAACATTCCCGAGGTAACCAAAAAAGTAGAGAAGATAGAACCAAGTTGGTAAGCCGCAAAAATGAAGCTAAGACTCATTCCCATCAGAATAGCAAAAACGGCAAATAAAAGAGTGATGGCAGAACCTGAAAGGCGTTGAAAACCGAACGACATCAGCATTACAAAGCCTAATGGAGCAAAGGTAACTATCCAGCCTAAGCCAGTCATTCCGGTTTGGGAGTTGAAAAGCATTCCGAGTAATTCTTTGTTTGTTCCGAAATAAAAAGCTGTAAGAGCGGTTATTGCCAAAGCAAGGAACATCCAGGTAAATACACCCGAAATAAAGGTTTTGGCTACAGGAAGGCTTTCGGTGCGTTCCTGCTGAAGGAAATTGAAATTGTTTTGATTTTCGTACATTTTCTTAAAATTTTAAAATGCAAAATTACGGAAAAAGGAATTGCAAATAATAAGCCATATCAGGGTGCGACTGACAAGATGGCAAGGTTTTAACAAAATTTGAGATTTTTTGGTTAAATAAATTCAAAAACGAGCAAATTTATGAGGGTTACAAAACATGAAAAACCAAGTACAATTAAAGGCTTAAGGCAATTTAGTTGCTTCTAATGTAACTTGGATGAAATCAAATGCAGAAATTCCGACCGGGTTTTGTCAACCAGGAATGCCCCGGTAAAGTCAGAAGTAGTGGTTACCGAGTTTTGTTTCTGGATACCCCGCATACTCATGCACATATGCACTGCTTCAATAACCACTGCAACACCAAGCGGATGTAAAGTATTATGAATAGCTTCTTTAATTTGGGTGGTCAATCTTTCCTGTACCTGCAAACGACGGGCGTAGGCATCTACTACACGTGGAATTTTGCTTAATCCAACAATATAACCGTTTGGAATATAAGCAACATGGGCTTTCCCAAAGAAAGGGATCATGTGATGTTCGCACATGGAATATATTTCTATGTCTTTCACTATCACCATTTGTTTGTAATCTTCCTTAAACATTGCCGAACGAAGGATTTCTTCCGGATTGAGGTCGTAACCGTGGGTAAGAAACTGCATGGCTTTGGCGATGCGTTCGGGTGTTTTCAACAAACCTTCCCGTCCGGGGTTCTCACCTATCAGTTTAAGGATCTCGGAATAATGGTAAGATAACTTTTTGATGATTTCGAGGTTGTACAAATCCAGTTTTTCGTAACCTTCACGGGTTTCGTAATCGTCCATCAAGTTTTCTTTTATCATTCCCTTATCAATTTCGCTACTCATTTCCTGGATTTTTTAGTTTCCAAAATATTCAACAAAATTATTTTCTGTTTCTTCTAATTTTACGGAGTGCAATTCCACACCCAGCAATTCCACAGATGTGGCTATCTGGTTCCATATGCCTATTGCAAGATTTTCGGTGGAGGCAAATACTCCCTGCATAAAATCTACTTCAAGGTTGATGTTTTTATGATCGAGTATGTTGATGACCTGTTCGTGGATAAGCTGACTTAGTAGGGTAAGGTTTACCAAAAAACCGGTTTGCGGATTTATTTCCCCTTTTACGGTTACCCAAAGGGTATAATTATGCCCATGCCAGTTGGGGTTTGAGCATTTGCCAAAAACCCTGAGGTTTTCTTCATCAGAAAACTCAGGATTAAAAAGGCGGTGTGCCGCATTAAACCTCTCTTTGCGTGTAAGATAAATCATGGTTTTTCAAATTTTTCATTCAATTTGCTTGGGAAATCCAAAATTACTTCTTTTTCTTTTCCGGTAATCAAAACAACATTACTGGTACTTTGTTTAGATTTTCAATACAGATACAACTTCAAACGCAGTGAACAGCAGGTAGGCAATAAAAAAGCTGATGATAAAATTAACAGCATCGTCGCGGTACAGCAGTGCATATATTACTATAATAACCAAATATAACAGCAGCTTGCCGAGGGTGGCTATCATGAAATAACGAAAAAAAGTACTGAACTTATTTTTTGTGGTTTTCAGCAGGACAGAATATACACCAGCAGTAAACAAAACAAAGAAGATAAAAAGCCAGGGCAGTGCAGGGGATACGTATGCATCAGGAATAAAATACAAAGCCGCTATTGCTACAAAGGCAACTATGAGAGAAAATATGATAAGGCGTTTTAAAAAAACTGCAAATTGTGATTTCATCAGAATGTAATTCGTTTTTTTAAAAGTCTTTTATGGTATAATAAATGGCGAATGAAACCGAAATCAGCGACATAACCACGGTAAAAAGCGGGAAACGCATGGGCACCCATTTATCGAGTTGTACACCTCCCCAAATGCCTAATCCGATGATGACCAGCATTTGAAAGGCAATACTCGAATACCGCGCATAGTTATCAAGCGGTTTCTTCTTTTTCGGGTTGGGACTGTTCATTAAAAAAGGTTTTCTCTCCGCCCGTTGCCGGGGTTTCCATACGGCAGCTACCGGTAAAGCGGGCGCCGGGTTCTATGGCGATTTTATTGGTAATTACATCGCCCGAAAGGTGAGCTGAGGCTTTGAGCGATAGTAGTTCCGAGATAGCAACTTTTGCCTTTACAATTCCTGAAAAATCGGCGTTTTGACACATAATTTCGCCTTCCACGTTTCCGGTAGTACCTACTATCACTTTACCGGTTGATGTAATGGTGCCGATGAGGGTACCGTCAATGCGCATATCGCCGTTTGAATTGATGCTTCCGTTTATTACGGTTCCGCTGCCAATAATATTAATTGAAGGAGGTTCGGGTATAGGTTGTTTTGCCATATTTTCTGTTTTTCTCGGAAACAAACCTACATAAAATTTTTAAATTGTATATACTATTTTTTTATTTGTTCTATTTCGGTTTAGAAAAGTAAATCTTGTTGAAAAATTTAAGGTATAGCTTGACATCCTTGTTTTTATAAAATACAGGATAGTTTTCGGCTGAGATAGCAAAAAGGGTAATTTCGTTTTTATCCAATTTTGAAAACACATACTCGTTACTTGCAATGTTGTTGAAAAAGTCCATGGCTTTTTCGGCATTGAGGAAGGTGCCTACCGAAATCATTTCGGTGGAATTATCGAGTATAACACTTTTAACCATTAAGTTATCAATGGAATAATTTTTGGTGATAAAATCCGATAAACGGATTTTGAGAACATTTACATTAATTTTTTCATTGTTTACCAGTAAGATATAAAAGTGCCCGACTTCGGAATTGAAATTGTAGATGCCCTGAATATTACCG encodes:
- the fabD gene encoding ACP S-malonyltransferase; this translates as MKAYVFPGQGAQYVGMGKDLHDNSPLAKKMFEKANEILGFRITDLMFNGTDEDLRQTKVTQPAIFLHSVILAATLGNDFKPDMVAGHSLGEFSALVANKALSFEDGLKLVYARAMAMQKACEKEPSTMAAIIGLSDEVVEETLKTIDEIVVPANYNTPGQLVISGSIKGIEIACEKLKAAGAKRALPLKVGGAFHSPLMEPARIELAEAINATAFNTPVCPVYQNVDALPYTDPAAIKKNLIAQLTSPVRWTQISRNMIADRATTFIEVGPGNVLQGLIKKVSAEVETMSA
- a CDS encoding Bax inhibitor-1/YccA family protein produces the protein MYENQNNFNFLQQERTESLPVAKTFISGVFTWMFLALAITALTAFYFGTNKELLGMLFNSQTGMTGLGWIVTFAPLGFVMLMSFGFQRLSGSAITLLFAVFAILMGMSLSFIFAAYQLGSIFSTFLVTSGMFGIMAVMGYTTKIDLTKLGSLMMMGLIGIIIASLVNMFMDSKDMGYIISFLGVVIFTGLTAYDVQKLKRIGAGTEYGTESTRKLTIMGAMSLYLDFINLFLFLLRFLGRRN
- the folE gene encoding GTP cyclohydrolase I FolE; the protein is MDDYETREGYEKLDLYNLEIIKKLSYHYSEILKLIGENPGREGLLKTPERIAKAMQFLTHGYDLNPEEILRSAMFKEDYKQMVIVKDIEIYSMCEHHMIPFFGKAHVAYIPNGYIVGLSKIPRVVDAYARRLQVQERLTTQIKEAIHNTLHPLGVAVVIEAVHMCMSMRGIQKQNSVTTTSDFTGAFLVDKTRSEFLHLISSKLH
- a CDS encoding 6-carboxytetrahydropterin synthase produces the protein MIYLTRKERFNAAHRLFNPEFSDEENLRVFGKCSNPNWHGHNYTLWVTVKGEINPQTGFLVNLTLLSQLIHEQVINILDHKNINLEVDFMQGVFASTENLAIGIWNQIATSVELLGVELHSVKLEETENNFVEYFGN
- a CDS encoding AtpZ/AtpI family protein; the protein is MNSPNPKKKKPLDNYARYSSIAFQMLVIIGLGIWGGVQLDKWVPMRFPLFTVVMSLISVSFAIYYTIKDF
- a CDS encoding polymer-forming cytoskeletal protein yields the protein MAKQPIPEPPSINIIGSGTVINGSINSNGDMRIDGTLIGTITSTGKVIVGTTGNVEGEIMCQNADFSGIVKAKVAISELLSLKASAHLSGDVITNKIAIEPGARFTGSCRMETPATGGEKTFFNEQSQPEKEETA